A window of Apium graveolens cultivar Ventura chromosome 8, ASM990537v1, whole genome shotgun sequence contains these coding sequences:
- the LOC141677324 gene encoding uncharacterized protein LOC141677324 isoform X1 → MSSYDEPEVVERGVKDKEEGKDEEQGGFFGTIKNFVQDIGEKIEETIGFGKPTADVSAIHIPKINLEKADIVVDVLVNNPNPIPIPLIDINYLIESDGRKLLSGLIPDAGTLHAHGSETIKIPVCLVYDDIKNTYDDIKPGNVIPYKVRVELIVDVPVLGRITLPLEKTGEIPVPYKPDIDVDKIKFESFSMEETVATLHIKLDNKNDFDMALKALDYEVWLGDDNIGGAELAKSAQIDKCGITYIDLPISFRPKDFGSALWDMMRGRGIGYTMKGNIEVDTPFGPMKLPISREGGSTRLKKIKEDGCEEDDDDEFGFVQE, encoded by the exons ATGTCTTCCTATGATGAACCTGAGGTAGTTGAAAGGGGTGTCAAGGACAAAGAAGAAGGCAAAGATGAAGAACAGGGGGGATTTTTTGGAACTATAAAGAACTTTGTCCAAGATATAGGAGAGAAGATCGAGGAAACAATAGGATTTGGGAAGCCAACTGCAGATGTTTCAGCAATTCATATCCCTAAAATTAATCTTGAAAAGGCTGATATTGTTGTTGACGTGCTTGTGAACAATCCAAATCCCATCCCAATCCCTCTTATTGATATAAACTACTTAATTGAAAGTGATGGAAGGAAACTACTTTCTGGCCTGATCCCTGATGCTGGAACTCTCCATGCGCATGGTTCAGAGACTATTAAGATACCGGTTTGTCTTGTATATGACGACATTAAGAATACATATGATGATATTAAGCCTGGAAATGTCATACCTTACAAGGTCAGGGTTGAGCTCATAGTGGATGTGCCTGTCTTGGGTAGGATAACTTTGCCACTTGAGAAAACCGGAGAGATCCCTGTACCATATAAACCTGATATTGATGTTGacaaaattaaatttgaaagttTCTCTATGGAAGAAACAGTTGCAACCCTCCATATCAAATTAGATAACAAGAACGACTTTGACATGGCACTTAAAGCACTAGACTACGAGGTTTGGTTGGGTGATGATAATATTGGTGGAGCAGAACTGGCTAAATCTGCTCAAATTGATAAATGTGGTATCACTTACATTGACCTTCCCATCAGCTTTAGGCCCAAGGATTTTGGATCAGCTCTCTGGGATATGATGAGAGGAAGAGGTATTGGTTACACAATGAAAGGAAACATTGAAGTGGACACACCCTTTGGACCGATGAAGTTACCTATCAGCAGGGAGGGTGGCAGCACACGCCTCAAGAAGATCAAAGAAGATGGATGCGaagaagatgatgatgatgag TTTGGTTTTGTGCAGGAATAA
- the LOC141677324 gene encoding uncharacterized protein LOC141677324 isoform X2 encodes MSSYDEPEVVERGVKDKEEGKDEEQGGFFGTIKNFVQDIGEKIEETIGFGKPTADVSAIHIPKINLEKADIVVDVLVNNPNPIPIPLIDINYLIESDGRKLLSGLIPDAGTLHAHGSETIKIPVCLVYDDIKNTYDDIKPGNVIPYKVRVELIVDVPVLGRITLPLEKTGEIPVPYKPDIDVDKIKFESFSMEETVATLHIKLDNKNDFDMALKALDYEVWLGDDNIGGAELAKSAQIDKCGITYIDLPISFRPKDFGSALWDMMRGRGIGYTMKGNIEVDTPFGPMKLPISREGGSTRLKKIKEDGCEEDDDDEE; translated from the exons ATGTCTTCCTATGATGAACCTGAGGTAGTTGAAAGGGGTGTCAAGGACAAAGAAGAAGGCAAAGATGAAGAACAGGGGGGATTTTTTGGAACTATAAAGAACTTTGTCCAAGATATAGGAGAGAAGATCGAGGAAACAATAGGATTTGGGAAGCCAACTGCAGATGTTTCAGCAATTCATATCCCTAAAATTAATCTTGAAAAGGCTGATATTGTTGTTGACGTGCTTGTGAACAATCCAAATCCCATCCCAATCCCTCTTATTGATATAAACTACTTAATTGAAAGTGATGGAAGGAAACTACTTTCTGGCCTGATCCCTGATGCTGGAACTCTCCATGCGCATGGTTCAGAGACTATTAAGATACCGGTTTGTCTTGTATATGACGACATTAAGAATACATATGATGATATTAAGCCTGGAAATGTCATACCTTACAAGGTCAGGGTTGAGCTCATAGTGGATGTGCCTGTCTTGGGTAGGATAACTTTGCCACTTGAGAAAACCGGAGAGATCCCTGTACCATATAAACCTGATATTGATGTTGacaaaattaaatttgaaagttTCTCTATGGAAGAAACAGTTGCAACCCTCCATATCAAATTAGATAACAAGAACGACTTTGACATGGCACTTAAAGCACTAGACTACGAGGTTTGGTTGGGTGATGATAATATTGGTGGAGCAGAACTGGCTAAATCTGCTCAAATTGATAAATGTGGTATCACTTACATTGACCTTCCCATCAGCTTTAGGCCCAAGGATTTTGGATCAGCTCTCTGGGATATGATGAGAGGAAGAGGTATTGGTTACACAATGAAAGGAAACATTGAAGTGGACACACCCTTTGGACCGATGAAGTTACCTATCAGCAGGGAGGGTGGCAGCACACGCCTCAAGAAGATCAAAGAAGATGGATGCGaagaagatgatgatgatgag GAATAA